The stretch of DNA CGGCGTTCCTGCATTGTCAAAAGTGGTGGTGGGGGAGGTCCTCAAAAAGGATCAACACCCGAATGCGGATCGCCTGAGCGTTTGCTCCGTGAAGGTCGACGATGAAAGCGAGCCTCTCGGAATCGTTTGTGGTGCCACAAATTTCAAGGTGGGTGACCGGGTTCCGGTGGCAATGGTCGGTGCCGTGCTGCCCGGAAACTTCAAGATCAAGAAGTCCAAGCTGCGAGGAGTCTCTTCGGAAGGAATGATGTGCTCCGCGAAGGAGCTGAACCTCGGGGATGATCACGCCGGACTCCACATCTTTGATGATCGACCCCAAATCGGGACCCCAATCAATGACCTTTTCCCTCAGCCGGATACGGTTTTTGATATTGAAGTCACCCCCAACCGGCCCGATTGCCTCAGCTACACTGGAATCGCTCGCGAGCTTGCTGCTTGGTTTCGGACAGAGATGAAATTTCCGGAGATTGAGACATCAGTTTCCGGGGGGACGGATGAAGACCATCTTCTGGAGAGTCTCGAGATTCGGGATTCACTAGCCTGTCCCCGCTACACGGCTTGGTCGGTTCGGTCGGTTACAATCAAGGAAAGTCCGGAATGGATGCAGCGACGGCTTCGTGCTGTTGGACTGCGTCCGATTAACAACGTAGTAGATTGTACGAACTATGTTTTGCTTGAAACTGGGCAGCCTCTACACGCATTCGATCACTCGAAAATCAAGGAGGAGCAGCTGGCCGTTAGGCGGGCGCTCGCTGGAGAGGGAATAACCACTCTGGATGGGAAAGAACGGGTCTTGGAAGAAGGGGATCTGGTGATTGCTGACGGAGAACGGCCTCTGGTGATCGCAGGGATCATGGGCTCTTTGGATGCCGAAGTTGATGATCAAACCCGCGATATCGTTTTAGAAGTAGCCGCTTTTGAACCGACTGGGATCCGAGCCACCTCCCGACGGTTGGGCTTGAGTTCGGACAGTTCTCATCGGTTTGAACGAGGTGTTGATCCAGCCGGTATTGAGTTCGCTGCTTCCCGCTGCATCGCTCTCATTCTCGAGACATCCGGTGGCACCCTGGGTGGTCCGCCTCAGATCGTGGGTCATCTTCCGGAAACGATCACAGAGATCCAGGTGACGCCTCAGCAGATCGTTGATCGGATTGGTTTCTCGGTCCAAGAGGATGAAATCGAAGCGGCTTGGGAGCGTTTGGACTTTGAGGTTACGCGTGCCTCGGAGCCTTCTGATCCGTGGACTGTTCGGATTCCGTCGTTTCGATTGGACGTTTTCCGTATTGCGGACTTGGCGGAGGAGTTTTTGCGCATGTATGGGACGGATCGAATTCCTGAGGCGTCGGTGGGTTGCCCGGCTGTATCGGCGTTACCAGAATCGGGTGTCGACCAGTCCGCTTCGCGAATTCGTGAGCACCTGGTCGCCAACGGTTTCAATGAGGCATTCAACTACACGCTGGTCTCCGGCGAAGAGGCGGAATTCTGGCAACCGGGTAACACGGACTTTCTTGAGCTGGAGAACCCTCTGGCGAAGGACCAGAGTCACCTGCGCCCCTCGCTACTCTCCGGTCTCCTCAACGTGCTTCGGTTCAACCGCGGCCGCAGCCGAAAGGACTTTCGTTTTTTCGAGTGCGGACGTGTATTTGGGGGTAATAGCGAATTGATGACCGAGAGTTTCTCGGTAGCGTTTGTCTCCTGCGGGCCTCTGCGAAAGTCCACTTGGTTGGAGCGGGAGTCTTTCGATTTCTATCACGCTTCCCGTTTGCTGCAGGACCTGTGCGAACTCGCCGGAGTTGGCTGGGCTGCTGACAAGGTCGGGACGGTCGTGGATTCCAGGGTTTGGTCGACGAATCGGGCAGCTGAGATCGGGGAACGTTCCGGCGTTCGGCTTTCCTGGGGTGCTCTCAGTCGAGAAGTTCTGGAGAAACATGAAATCGAGGATCCGGTTTTTGCGGGCGAATTGATTGTGGATCCGACTCTTCTTGACGTCTCAAATTCATCCTCAAAGCCTTTTGTCCCTCCGAGCTCCTTTCCTCGATCAGTGAAGGATATTGCGGTGGTTGTAGACCGGGGCGAATTGGCTGAAAAGGTCCGCTCCGAGCTTGAGAAAATGGCCACTGCCGGGGTGGGAGACTTTGCGGTAGAAAAGATTCAAATTTTTGATGTGTTTGAAGGGGCTGGGCTTCCTGAAGGCAAAAAGAGTATCGCATTCACGATCGAATACGGGTCGCCCTCCCGCACTCTCACCGACAAGGAAGTAGGGTTGGCGTTCGAAGATCTACAAAAGCGGATCGGATCCGCATCCGAAATAGAGATGCGTTAGAGCAAGCACTTCGGTTTTTCTCTGAAACAATTTGGTGTCTTTTATGCTCATCGTTTTGTGGGAAACCACGATGCAGGTCTAGACGGAACGAAATTGTTTGTGAATACTTCTAGAAAAGTCATTGTCCTGATATAGGCATGAAAATGAGAAGGTTAGTTCGGATCATCCCACACTCTGTGAGGGCTTCCCTGAACGGACTTTTCTTCGTTGTTTTGGCAGTGATTTTTGCGGGACTGTTCCCAATTAGCGGTTTGGCACTGTCTCTTGAAGATGCTGCGGGTCAGCCGGTAGAGGGCAAAGTTCAGGGAATCGAGGGAGAGGTAGTAATTCTCAAGACCGAAGCAGGAATCACGGCAAAAATTCCACTCTCGGAGCTATCAAAAGAATCGCGCACCAGCGTATTAGACTGGGCCCTTTCGTCGGTTTTCAGCTACGAATCGGCATGGAGGTTGGAGGTAATCGAGAATTCCGGTGGAGGCCTTTGGTCAAGTGATTCCGTCGAGATCAATTTTACAAACCTCTCGCCTATGTCTTTTCCCCCGGAATTAGAGGTACTTTACAACAATTACACCCTGATTTTCGATTTTGTGAGAGTGAGCGGAAATAAGGTCGGTGGTACTGATGGTTATTTCGCTTTAGGAGAGGTCCGCCCTTGGTATACAGATGGTGAATTTGAGGGTTTATCTTCGGGAGAAACCTTTTCTCTCAATTTCGATTTTGAGCGACCGACAACAAACAAGGAGGTGACTTGGGAAGATTTGGTGGAAAAGCGACCAATGGCACTTCCCCCAGTGCCCTCAATCCGGAGGAATCTTGTCGAGGTCCGGATTGTCTTTGAAGGTCATGTTTTAGCTACTGCGTGGAGCCGTCCAGAGGCCAAGGGGTTCGCGTGGGGAAAGTGGATGAACTCCGGCGATTGGTTACCGGATGCAGGGGCCAACAGTGATTCGCGGGAAAGTGGCGGCCCTGTTGATACCTCACCTTTTCAAGCGTCAATTTCGCCGATTTTGGAAGAGGATACGAGAGAACCCGATGTCCCCCTTCCTCCGATCCCAATGGGATCGATTGCGATCATTGATGTCGATGATGCAACCGGAACCGGCTTTATTTCCGAGATAAAAGGAAGACAGTTCCTCGTAACCAATGCTCATGTGATTGCGGGTGCGAGCGAGATTACTTGCAAGACTGCAGAGGGACAGGAAGTTCTACTTCCCAATTTCTGTTTTCTGGCGAAAGATCGCGATCTGGCGATTGTCCCGATTGACGGCAGAGAAGACTTTCTCGAGTGTGCGGAGGATATATTTGCTGAAGTCGAGATTGGTGACGACGTTACCGTTTTTGGAAACGAAGCAGGTGCTGCAGTGGTCACCAAGCTGACGGGAAGGGTAGATGGTATCGGGCCTCGGCAGGTCGAAGTGGATGCTCCGTTCGTAGAAGGAAATAGTGGAAGTCCAATTGTTCACCACAAATCGGGGAAGGTGATCGGCGTTGCTGCATACTACATTGAGTATACGATTCCGGAAGCCGATCGTGAAGATTCCGAGGGTAACTACGAGAACGAGTCGGATGATTCTGAAGAATCCAGCACGAAGAAGCGTAGAAGATTTGCTGAACGGATTGACAACGCGCAAGAGTGGGAACGTCTCACGCTGGAGGAGCTGAATCGAGAGAGGGTAGCTTTGGAGCAATACTCCGACGTTGTCTTTAGCGTGGTTGACATCGCCAACGTGATTCATACCGACGGAAGAGTCCTCTCGCCTGCACGCGGACACGAAGAGCTTCGGCGCCTTCTCACCAAATTCCACAGAGAGTTCGATTCGTCCTACCGCGTCGGTTCAGCAGCAAACGCCCGAGCGCTCAAAGACCTTCGGATGGCTCTCTTCGCATTGATGGACTCCCGTAAAAAGATGGCAGAAGACGAGATCAGGACTACTTACTTTCTAGAGGAGTTTGAGCGGGTCTCTTTATTTTCCGACCGGGTAAAGGATTATTTGAGTTCGGTTCGCTCGCGTTAGGAAACTCCTCAACAAATCGACCGGTAACGAGAATTTGTCGGTCCAACAGAGTGTTTATTTCAAAACCATTGGGACGTGCTCGATTCTCTCAATGGTAGGCTTTCCGTCAATAATTCTGGCGGTGACCCTCACATACTCCAACAAGTCTCCAAGCCTTATGTAGTCCTGCCGAGTGACTCGGTCTAGTTTCAGTTCTTCATCCTCCCAAACATAAACCTCTGTGCTGTGGAGCATGCTGCTGTGTCCTCCTGGCGAAAAGCACTCGATTTCTTCTTTTTCTTGGTTCGGACGGGGATTGTAGAGTTGGCTCAAGCCTAAGTGCCTTTCAAAGGTTTTTGTTGTAGGGGAGAAGAGGTAGATGTCGTAGTAGCCGAGGCGTCCATTGCTTTCTCTCCAGACTCGGTAGTCGTCGTGCCCATCGAAGTTTTAGTCGAAAAACTCTTTCTCGCTGCCGGAGAGAAAAGAGGACAGAACGGCAAGGAGCGGCAAAACGGTTTTTCTCACTTCACGATGGTGTTGCCAGGTTATCTCGATCCCAGATGATTACGGATGGCTTCTAAAGTTTGCGGGCTTAGGTGGTGTTCGATTCCTTCTGCGTCGCTCTCTGCGATCTCTTTTGGCACACCGAGGGACAAGAGAAAGGACTCGACTGTCTCATGGCGTTCGTAACATTCCTCTCCTAGGCGTTTTCCTTTTGCGGTCAGAGTAATGCCCTTCGTGGTTCTCCGTAGAAAACCTGCTCCCTCCAGCTTGTCGAGCGCCCGAATCACCGTGACGTGGGAGACTGCAAATACTTTCTGTAAGTCGACGATTCTCGTGGCTTCGTTTTTACGGGACCTCCGGTAGATGGACTCGACGTAATCTTCGGTCCGTTCTTCACGGTGCTGACCACGGATTAGGCGATGAGCACGTCTGAGACGTTTTCGAGTGTCAGTATCCGCATGTTCGCTGCTGCCCATGGGACGGACGCTAGGAAGAAAGATGGAAACCGAAAAGTCTAAAAACAGCGTTGACTGCCAAGAAGAAAAATGTAGCCAAGGCTACATGAAAGAAAAATACCAATTGATTTTGTCAGGAATGGTCTTGGCTGCAGCGCCAGTGCTCTCACAGACAGAGGCTGAACTCGAGG from Verrucomicrobiota bacterium encodes:
- the pheT gene encoding phenylalanine--tRNA ligase subunit beta, with the protein product MKISYEWLSDYVRLDQSIEEIEEALTLIGFEVEGIETVGVPALSKVVVGEVLKKDQHPNADRLSVCSVKVDDESEPLGIVCGATNFKVGDRVPVAMVGAVLPGNFKIKKSKLRGVSSEGMMCSAKELNLGDDHAGLHIFDDRPQIGTPINDLFPQPDTVFDIEVTPNRPDCLSYTGIARELAAWFRTEMKFPEIETSVSGGTDEDHLLESLEIRDSLACPRYTAWSVRSVTIKESPEWMQRRLRAVGLRPINNVVDCTNYVLLETGQPLHAFDHSKIKEEQLAVRRALAGEGITTLDGKERVLEEGDLVIADGERPLVIAGIMGSLDAEVDDQTRDIVLEVAAFEPTGIRATSRRLGLSSDSSHRFERGVDPAGIEFAASRCIALILETSGGTLGGPPQIVGHLPETITEIQVTPQQIVDRIGFSVQEDEIEAAWERLDFEVTRASEPSDPWTVRIPSFRLDVFRIADLAEEFLRMYGTDRIPEASVGCPAVSALPESGVDQSASRIREHLVANGFNEAFNYTLVSGEEAEFWQPGNTDFLELENPLAKDQSHLRPSLLSGLLNVLRFNRGRSRKDFRFFECGRVFGGNSELMTESFSVAFVSCGPLRKSTWLERESFDFYHASRLLQDLCELAGVGWAADKVGTVVDSRVWSTNRAAEIGERSGVRLSWGALSREVLEKHEIEDPVFAGELIVDPTLLDVSNSSSKPFVPPSSFPRSVKDIAVVVDRGELAEKVRSELEKMATAGVGDFAVEKIQIFDVFEGAGLPEGKKSIAFTIEYGSPSRTLTDKEVGLAFEDLQKRIGSASEIEMR
- a CDS encoding serine protease, which gives rise to MRRLVRIIPHSVRASLNGLFFVVLAVIFAGLFPISGLALSLEDAAGQPVEGKVQGIEGEVVILKTEAGITAKIPLSELSKESRTSVLDWALSSVFSYESAWRLEVIENSGGGLWSSDSVEINFTNLSPMSFPPELEVLYNNYTLIFDFVRVSGNKVGGTDGYFALGEVRPWYTDGEFEGLSSGETFSLNFDFERPTTNKEVTWEDLVEKRPMALPPVPSIRRNLVEVRIVFEGHVLATAWSRPEAKGFAWGKWMNSGDWLPDAGANSDSRESGGPVDTSPFQASISPILEEDTREPDVPLPPIPMGSIAIIDVDDATGTGFISEIKGRQFLVTNAHVIAGASEITCKTAEGQEVLLPNFCFLAKDRDLAIVPIDGREDFLECAEDIFAEVEIGDDVTVFGNEAGAAVVTKLTGRVDGIGPRQVEVDAPFVEGNSGSPIVHHKSGKVIGVAAYYIEYTIPEADREDSEGNYENESDDSEESSTKKRRRFAERIDNAQEWERLTLEELNRERVALEQYSDVVFSVVDIANVIHTDGRVLSPARGHEELRRLLTKFHREFDSSYRVGSAANARALKDLRMALFALMDSRKKMAEDEIRTTYFLEEFERVSLFSDRVKDYLSSVRSR
- a CDS encoding iron dependent repressor, metal binding and dimerization domain protein; translated protein: MGSSEHADTDTRKRLRRAHRLIRGQHREERTEDYVESIYRRSRKNEATRIVDLQKVFAVSHVTVIRALDKLEGAGFLRRTTKGITLTAKGKRLGEECYERHETVESFLLSLGVPKEIAESDAEGIEHHLSPQTLEAIRNHLGSR